The DNA sequence CCGCCGGGGGCGGTGGGGACGCCGGGGGCCCGGCGGGCGGTACGGGTGCCGCGCCCGCTTGCTGTGCGGCAGGTGTCTGCGCGGCAGGTGTCTGCGGGGCCGGAGGCGAGGGCTGGGCCGGGGGTGCGGGGGGCGGCGCCGGGGAAGCCGGCGGGGCCGCGGTGGCCGGTGGCGGCACGGTGGCCCCCGGCGATGCCTCCGGTGGTGTCTCCGGCAGCGTCGGCTCCGTCGTCGCCAGGCCCAGCGCGTACGCCGCCCACCAGTGCCCGGCGGGCGGCGCGCCCCGGCAGGCGCCGTCCGACTCACCGGGCCGCTTCACCCACACCAGGGCGTCCACCAGCGGGGCGCCCGTCACCGTGGTGGGAGGTGCGCCCAGGGCGCGCCCGGGCGGATTGCACCACGCCTCGTCGCCGGCGTCCTCCTTGCCCTCCTGCCGGGGCAGCGGACCGTTGCCGTTGCGGCTGGTGTCGATGATGTAGTGGGCCCCGCCGAGGAGGGCGGACAGCCGGTCGCCGTAGGCGCGGGTGACGGGCGTGGTGTGGAAGTTGGAGACGTTCAGCGCGAAGCCGTCCGCCTGCTCCAGCCCCGACCGGCGCAGCAGGTCCGCCAGCCGCGGCAGGTCGGAGACCCAGCCCGCGTTGCCCGCGTCCAGGTACACCGACGTCCGGGGCAGCGCCTTGAAGGCCCGTACGGCCTCGGCGAGCAGGACCGGCCGCTCGGCCAGTGCCTCCGGTGGGGACGAGCAGCCCGTGGCCAGGTGCGCGAGGGCGTCCGGTTCGAGCACCACCCAGGCGCGGCGGTCGCCGATGCCCTCCGCGGCCCGGGCCACCCACCGGCGGTACGCCGCCGCGTCGGGCGCCCCGCCCGAGGAGTACTGGCCGCAGTCGCGGTGCGGGACGTTGTACGCCACCAGCAGCGGTACGCGTCCGGCGGCGGCCGCCGCACGCGTCACCCGCTCCGCCGCCGCCCGGGGATCGTCCCCCGGCAGCCAGACGGCCGCGGGGCGGTCGGCGATGCGCCGCAGCGCCTCCGCGTCCCCCTCCCGCCCGCGCTCCTGCCAGACCCGCACCTGACGCGCCGCCGGACCGGTGGGCTCCACCCAGAACGGGGACGCCCCGGCCGTCACCCCGTCCGCGGCCCCCGCCTGCCCCGGACACAGCGGCAGGCACACCGCCCCCGCGCTCGCCAGCAGAACGGCACCCCGACGGGCGTGCACGAGAACGCGGGCCGGACTCGTGGTGCGCATGGGCTCCACCCTTCACCTGGGCAACCGTGGTCGTACCAGGCTGTAAGGTGTCGGGCCGTCAGGTCGCGCGGGCTTGCGCCGTGTGGGTCGGCCGCTGGGCCGGCCGGGTGAGGGGCGGCTGACGCCGCGGGGGAACCGGGGGCGCGGGCCACCCGGCACCCGGTGCCGGGCTCCCGCCTCGGTCGCCGCCCGCGCCGTCGTGCGGGATCGGCGCGGGACGCGAAGGACGGTCCCCGCCTGGCGTGCATGCGTCTGCCGATGCCCGGCTGGTCCGCCGATGGCGGCCGCGCACCCCCGGTGCGGGCCGGTCGCCCCCGCGAGTGGCGCGGTCCCGGGGGCCATCCGCCCGCCGCCTCGTGCGGCGCCCACCAGCCACCCACAGCGCCCGCCGTCCGCCCCGAACGCCCGTCAGCCGTCCTCGATGTCCGAGATGAGTTTCGTGCTCAGATCGCTCTGCACCGCCAGCCGGGTGTGCCCGGCGTCCGGGCCGGTGCCCCAGGTGAGGGTGACCGTGGTGAACAGATGCCCGGCGCCGGAGTCGTGGTAGCGGACCTCCCAGTGGGTGGGCACGTCCTGGGCGCGCAGGACGCCGTCGGCGTGGTTGGCCTCCTCCCAGGCGGCCAGCCGCTGCCGCAGATCCTCGGTGAGGTAGTGGGCGCGGAGCTCCGAGCCCAGGTCGTCGGTCCCGTCGTCGACGGCGTCGATGTACGCGCCGTAGAAGTCGGCCACCCGGTCGACGGCCGAGTCGGGGCTTCCCTCGCGCACGGGACTGCCCGCCTGTTCGTCCGACATGAACTCCCCCCAGGGTCATGGTGCTTCAGATCGCTCTCTTGGGAATGAACTGCCCATGTTCCGCCGGAATAGGCCCTTCGGGCAGATGTCATCGCATATATCGGTATGGACGGACGGGTGTTGAGAGGGGCCGGGCGCTAACCCCCCAGCACCTCCGCCAAGTCGTACGACACCGGCTCCTCCAGCTGCGCGTACGTGCACCCGTCCGGCTCGCGGTCCGGGCGCCAGCGGCGGAAGCGGGCGGTGTGGCGGAAGCGGTCGCCCTGCATGTGGTCGTAGGCGACCTCGCAGACGCGCTCCGGGCGCAGTGGGACCCAGGAGAGGTCCTTCTTGCCCGTCCAGCGGCTGGGGCCGCCCGGGAGGCGGGCGGCGGCCTGGGCGTCGGCGTCCGCCCAGTCCTGCCACGGGTGGCCCTCGGCGGTGGGCATGCGCAGCGGTTCCAGCTCCGCCATCAGTTCCTGGCGCCGCTTCATGGTGAACGCGCCGCACACGCCGACGTGCTGGAGCCGGCCCGCGGCGTCGTACAGGCCCAGCAGCAGCGAGCCGACCACCGGCCCGCTCTTGTGCGGGCGCAGGCCCGCGACGACGCAGTCGGCCGTCCGCTCGTGCTTGACCTTGACCATGGCGCGCTCGCCGGGCCGGTACGGCAGGTCCGGCGGCTTGGCGATCACCCCGTCCAGGCCGGCGCCCTCGAACCGCTCGAACCAGCCGTGCGCGACGTCGAGTTCGTAGGTGACGGGGGCGGTGAACACCGGGTCGGAGGCGTCGCGGAGCGCGTCCTCCAGGGCCGTCCGGCGCTCGCGCTGCGGGGTGGCCAGCAGCGACGCGTCGCCGAGGGCGAGCAGGTCGAAGGCGACGAACGCGGCGGGGGTGGTCTCGGCCAGATGGCGTACCCGGGAGGCGGCCGGGTGGATGCGCTCCAGCAGGGCGTCGAAGTCCAGCCGGCCGCCGCGGGCGACGACGATCTCGCCGTCCAGCACACAGCGTTCCGGCACGTTGTCCTTGAGGGACGTGACCAGCTCCGGGAAGTAGCGGGTCAGCGGGCGGCCCGAGCGGCTGCCCAGCTCCAGCTCGTCGCCGTCCCGGAAGACGACGGCCCGGAAGCCGTCCCACTTGGCCTCGTACTGCATGCCCGGAGGGATCGTCGCGGCGGGCTTGGCCAGCATCGGCTCCACGGGCGGCATCACCGGAAGGTCCATGATCCCGATTGTGCGGGCGGCGGCGCCGGCCCGCCCGCCGACAGGCGCCCGGGCCCCCGGACGCCTTAGCGTGGCCGCATGGCAGAGACGCTGGAGCTCACCGTCGGCGAGCGGACGGTACGGCTGTCCAACCCGCAGAAGGTCTACTTCCCGGAGCGCGGCTACACCAAGTACGACGTCGCCCGGTACTACCTCAGCGTCGGCGACGGAGTCCTGCGCGCCCTGCGGGACCGCCCGACCACCCTGGAGCGCTACCCCGACGGCGTCGAGGGCGAGTCGTTCTTCCAGAAGCGGGCGCCCAAGAACCTCCCCGACTGGATCCCCACCGGCCGGATCGCCTTCCCCAGCGGCCGGTACGCGGACGAGATCTGCCCCACCGAGACCGCCGCCGTCCTCTGGGCCGCCAACCTCGGCTGCCTCACCTTCCACCCCTGGCCCGTCCGGCGGGACGACACCGACCACCCCGACGAACTGCGCATCGACCTCGACCCGCAGCCCGGCACCGGGTACGCCGACGCCGTCCGCGCCGCGCTGGAACTGCGCGGGCTCCTCGACGAGCTGGGGCTGACCGGCTGGCCCAAGACCTCCGGCGGCCGGGGCCTGCACGTCTTCGTGCCGATCGCCCCGCGCTGGACCTTCGTCCAGGTACGGCGGGCCGCCATCGCCGTCGCCCGGGAGCTGGAGCGGCGGATGCCCGAGCACGTCACCTCCGCCTGGTGGAAGGAGGAGCGCGGCGCCAAGGTCTTCGTCGACTACAACCAGACCGCCCGCGACCGCACCATCGCCGGCGCCTACTCCGTCCGGCCCCGCCCGCACGCCCCCGTCTCCGCGCCGCTCCGCTGGGACGAACTGGAGAGCGCCGTCCCCGAGGACTTCGACATCACCACCATGCCGGCCCGCTACGCCGAACTCGGCGACGTGCACGCCGGCATGGAGGACCACCCCTGCGCCCTGGACGCCGCCCTGGAGCTCGCGGCCCGCGACGAGCGCGAGCACGGGCTCGGCGACCTGCCGTACCCGCCGGAGCACCCGAAGATGAAGGGCGAGCCCAAGCGCGTCCAGCCCAGCCGGGCGAAGAAGGCGGACAAGGGGGGTACCGATACCGCCATCTGACGGCGTGCCAGTCGGGCCTATCACCCATTGTCCGCGTTTACCCGGACATCGCACGTGGAACCTGGGCAATGCTCTGTTCCCACCTCGTACCAGAGGAGTTCCATGTACAGGAGACTCGCGACCCGTGCCGGCCGGCTCACCGCCGGCGTGCTGGCGGCGACCGCGGCGGCTACCGCGCTGCTCGCCGTCCCGGCCGAGGCGACGCCCGACGGCGCCGCCCGGGCGTACGGCACGGTCAGCGCCCGCACCGGCGTCAACGAGCGCGCCCTGCCCAGCACCGACGCCTCCGTGCGCGGCATCCTGCGCCACCGGATCCAGATCGGGCTGCGGTGCAAGGTCCGCGCCCAGGACATCGGCGGCAACAACGTCTGGTACCAGCTGAGGGACCGCCAGACCTGGGTCGCGGCCAAGTACATCGACGACAAGGCCGCCAACGTCCCCTACTGCCGGATGCTCAACCGCAGCGCCATGGACGACAGCACCCAGTCGCGCAACGCCATGGGCTGACGCGCCGCAGGGCGCACCGGGTCCCGTCCGCGCGCGGACGGGACCCCCCACCCCGCGCGCACGGGGTGATTGCCGGAGCCGATACGAGTGGTGGCGCCTACAGTTGCCTCACGTACTGCACGGAACGTACCGCACGGACGTGGGACCGGCACCGGGCGTGGCGTCCGGACCGGGCACCGCGCCGGGCCACGAGCCTCCGTATCGGCCGGAAGGAAGAACGCGTTGGACCACCTGACCCATGGCTGTGTTCTGCTGCTGGACGGCACCCCCGACCGGCGGCGGGGCCTGGTGCCGAACCCGACCGCGCACGCCGTCGCCGGGGCCGGGCCGCGCGGTTTCCTCGCCGCCGCGACCGCGGACGTGGTCCAGCTCCCGGCGATGGCCGGGCCGCAGAGCGTCCTGGCCTACCTCCGTGACGCCGCCACCGTCCCCGGACCCCTGCTGGTGTGGGTCACCGGCCACCTGATGGTGCCGGCCCGCAAGGGCGGCGAGGTCCACCTGGCGCTCCGCGACAGCACCCCCGGCACGGTCCGCTACACCGGACTGCCCTGGGAGTGGCTGACCCGCACCCTCGGCGAACACGCCGGACCCACCCTGCTCGTGGTCGACGTCGAGGCCGACCAGAGATCCTGGCCGCACGTCGCCGCCGCCGTCCGGGACGGGCGGCTGACCGCGGGGCCGGCGGTGTGCGGCGTCGTCACCCCCAGCCCGGACCGCGCCCCCGCCGACGCCTCGCCCTACAGCCGGGCCTTCCTCACCGCCCTCGACCTCGGCCACCCCACGGCCGGGCCCGTCCTCGACCCGGCCCTGCTGCACCAACTCGCCCTGGACCAGGCGGGGCTGCCCGACGGCCGGCTGGTCCTGCGGCACGGCACGCCCGGGCCCGTCCTCGCCAACCCCGCGCACGCCGCTCCGGCACCGGCCGCGGCCGTTCCCGCGCCCGCCCCTCCGGCGGCCGCCCTCCCCGTCGAGCCCCCGCCCGCGCCGGCCCGGGAGGAGGACGCGCTGCCGCGGATCCTGGCCGCCGCCAACGCCGGCCGGCACAACGAGGCCGCCGCCATGGCCGCCGCCTGGGAGCAGCAGGTGCTGCGCCGGCACGGCCCGCACAGCGCCGAGGCCGGACTGTGGATCGAGGTCCGCGCCGACCTCGCCCGGCTGGCCGGCGACCATCCGCGCGCGGCCGAACTGTGGATGTCCGCCGCCGCCAACCGGCTGGCCCGCGGCGGGCCGACGGACGCCGAGGCGGTCGCGGCCCTCAAACGCGCCCACTACTGCTGGCAGCACAGCGGGGACCGGGCGTCGCTGCTCGCGCCCGCCCTGCTCGCCCTGTGGGAGCAGGTGCCCGGCAGCCTCGACGCCGCCGCGGACGTCCGCGCCCGGCTGGCGGAAGGGCCGCGTCCCGTCTCCCGGTGAGGGGCAGGGGCGAACGCCCGGGCGGGGGCGCGGCCATGGCCCCCGCGGTGCTCAGGGCCCGTCGGCCCCGGCCGGGCGGAGCGGCCCGGCGGAGGCGCCGGGGGCGGCGTCGGCCGCCGCCGGGCCGGTGGGGTGCGGCAGGGTGCCGTCGGCGGGATCGGGAACGGTCGTCGGCGGTCTCGGGAACGTGCGAGCGGAGGCGTCGGCGAAGGCGGGCCGGGTGCCCTCGGCGATCGGGGCGGTGACGGGTCAGGACGGTCCCGGCCTCCCCGCGTCCGCCTCCCCGCGTCCGCCTCCCCGCGCCCGGCCATCGGCGGGCGGGTGCGGGCCGGGCGGCGTCAGGCTCCGACGAGGGCGAGCGACGCCCACAGCGCCAGCACCGACAGCACCAGCGCGGCGGGCACGGTGAGCAGGCCGAGCCGGGTGAACTCGCCCAGCGCGACCTCCTCGTCGTGCTCGTGCACGATGCGCCGCCACAGCAGCGTGGCCAGGGACCCGGTGTAGGTGAGGTTGGGGCCGATGTTGACCCCCAGCAGTACCGCGAGGACCGCGCCGGGGCCGGCGGAGGCGGTCAGCGGCAGCAGCACCAGCACGGCGGGGAGGTTGTTGACGAGGTTCGCCAGCAGCGCGGCCAGGGCCGCGAGGGCGAGCAGGGCCCACAGCCCGGTGCCGTCCGGGACCAGCCGGCCGAGGCCGGTGGCGAGGCCGTTGTCGACGACCGCGCGGACCAGGACGCCCAGGGCCAGGACGAAGGCGAGGAACGGCACCGACGCGGCCCGCAGCAGGGCGCCGGGCGTCGTCCGGCGCCGGGCCAGGGCGCGGACCGCGAGCACCGTCGCCCCGGCGAGGGCGGCCCAGGCGGGCTCGACCCCGAACGCGGAGGTGACGACGAAGCCCGCCAGCGTGCCCGCCACCGTGGCCAGGGCGAACACCGGCACCCCGGCCGGGGCCGCGGAGGGCGGTGCCTGGGCGCCGGTGGCCAGGTCGGCGGCGAAGTAGCGCCGGAACACCACGTACTCCGTCCCGATGGCGACCAGCCAGGGCAGCGCCATCAGGGCCGCGAACCGGGTGAAGTCCAGGCCCGTGGCGTCGAAGGCGAGGAGGTTGGTGAGGTTGGAGACGGGGAGGAGGAGCGACGCCGTGTTCGACAGGTGGGCGCAGGCGTGTATGTGCGGGCCGGGACGGGCGCCGAGCCGGGCCACGGTGGCGAACACCACCGGCGTCAGCAGCACGATCGTGGCGTCCAGGCTGAGCACCGCGGTGATCAGTGAGGCCACGGCGAAGACCTGCGCGAGGAGCCGGTGCGGCCGTCCGGCGGCGGTACGGGCCATCCAGGCCCCGCAGGCCCGGAACAGCCCCTCGTCGTCGCACAGCCGGGCGAGGACCAGGACGGCCGCCAGGAAACCGATCACCGGCCCGAGCCGCCCCGCCTCGGCGCGGGCGTGCTCCGGGGAGACCGCCCCGGCGAGGACCACCAGAGCGGCCGCCGGAACGGCGAACACGGCCTCGGACCGCCCCCAGGGACGGACCACCGTGCAGGCCAGCACCGCCAGGAGGAGGACGACGGAGAGGGACTCGGCCAGGGGAGCGCTCATCGGGCGGTTCCCGTGCGGGGTGTGCGGGCGGGCGTCGGCCGGGGCGGTGCGGTCGGGCGTTTTGTCACCGGGAAAGTGTGCAGGACGGCCGCGGGTCCCCGCCGTGCGGGGGCGGGGGCGTCAGTCCCGGCGCGAGGTCCACCAGCGGGCCTTGTACATCGCGCCCCGCA is a window from the Streptomyces mobaraensis genome containing:
- the ligD gene encoding non-homologous end-joining DNA ligase; protein product: MAETLELTVGERTVRLSNPQKVYFPERGYTKYDVARYYLSVGDGVLRALRDRPTTLERYPDGVEGESFFQKRAPKNLPDWIPTGRIAFPSGRYADEICPTETAAVLWAANLGCLTFHPWPVRRDDTDHPDELRIDLDPQPGTGYADAVRAALELRGLLDELGLTGWPKTSGGRGLHVFVPIAPRWTFVQVRRAAIAVARELERRMPEHVTSAWWKEERGAKVFVDYNQTARDRTIAGAYSVRPRPHAPVSAPLRWDELESAVPEDFDITTMPARYAELGDVHAGMEDHPCALDAALELAARDEREHGLGDLPYPPEHPKMKGEPKRVQPSRAKKADKGGTDTAI
- a CDS encoding ATP-dependent DNA ligase, with translation MDLPVMPPVEPMLAKPAATIPPGMQYEAKWDGFRAVVFRDGDELELGSRSGRPLTRYFPELVTSLKDNVPERCVLDGEIVVARGGRLDFDALLERIHPAASRVRHLAETTPAAFVAFDLLALGDASLLATPQRERRTALEDALRDASDPVFTAPVTYELDVAHGWFERFEGAGLDGVIAKPPDLPYRPGERAMVKVKHERTADCVVAGLRPHKSGPVVGSLLLGLYDAAGRLQHVGVCGAFTMKRRQELMAELEPLRMPTAEGHPWQDWADADAQAAARLPGGPSRWTGKKDLSWVPLRPERVCEVAYDHMQGDRFRHTARFRRWRPDREPDGCTYAQLEEPVSYDLAEVLGG
- a CDS encoding SLC13 family permease; the protein is MSAPLAESLSVVLLLAVLACTVVRPWGRSEAVFAVPAAALVVLAGAVSPEHARAEAGRLGPVIGFLAAVLVLARLCDDEGLFRACGAWMARTAAGRPHRLLAQVFAVASLITAVLSLDATIVLLTPVVFATVARLGARPGPHIHACAHLSNTASLLLPVSNLTNLLAFDATGLDFTRFAALMALPWLVAIGTEYVVFRRYFAADLATGAQAPPSAAPAGVPVFALATVAGTLAGFVVTSAFGVEPAWAALAGATVLAVRALARRRTTPGALLRAASVPFLAFVLALGVLVRAVVDNGLATGLGRLVPDGTGLWALLALAALAALLANLVNNLPAVLVLLPLTASAGPGAVLAVLLGVNIGPNLTYTGSLATLLWRRIVHEHDEEVALGEFTRLGLLTVPAALVLSVLALWASLALVGA
- a CDS encoding SH3 domain-containing protein, with the translated sequence MYRRLATRAGRLTAGVLAATAAATALLAVPAEATPDGAARAYGTVSARTGVNERALPSTDASVRGILRHRIQIGLRCKVRAQDIGGNNVWYQLRDRQTWVAAKYIDDKAANVPYCRMLNRSAMDDSTQSRNAMG